One Brevibacillus choshinensis genomic window carries:
- the ilvN gene encoding acetolactate synthase small subunit, which produces MQQQTLAVLVNDYPGVLTRVSTLFGQRAFNIDSITVGGTEEAGLSRMIITTGGDDRQIDQLMKQLNKLIDVISVTNLSANSYVSRELALIKVSASPSQLAELNGIVEPFRAAIVDVGPTSLIVQVTGDTEKIDALLVLLQNYGVLELTRTGSVAMARSIVPATAAATV; this is translated from the coding sequence ATGCAGCAACAGACGCTTGCCGTACTCGTGAACGACTACCCCGGGGTATTGACTCGCGTATCCACCTTGTTTGGACAACGCGCGTTCAACATCGACAGCATCACGGTCGGGGGTACAGAAGAAGCGGGGCTGTCCCGGATGATCATCACGACCGGAGGGGATGACCGACAGATTGATCAACTGATGAAACAGCTGAACAAGCTGATCGATGTCATCTCTGTCACCAACCTCAGTGCCAATTCTTACGTGTCACGCGAGCTGGCTCTGATCAAGGTCAGCGCTTCACCTAGCCAATTGGCTGAACTGAATGGGATTGTCGAACCTTTCCGTGCAGCGATCGTAGATGTGGGACCTACCTCTCTGATCGTGCAGGTAACGGGTGACACCGAAAAAATTGATGCCCTGCTCGTTTTGCTGCAAAACTATGGGGTTCTCGAATTGACGAGAACGGGCTCGGTAGCGATGGCCCGCAGTATTGTTCCAGCAACAGCCGCAGCAACGGTTTAA
- the ilvC gene encoding ketol-acid reductoisomerase: MVKMYYEADVKQEVLRGKTIAIIGYGSQGHAQAQNLRDSGYKVVVGLRPGKSWDVAVKDGFEVLTVAEATKRADVVQILMPDERQAQVYRDEVAPNLKSGAALCFSHGFNIHYAQIVPPADVDVIMSAPKSPGHLVRRVYQEGFGVPGLIAIYQDATGNAKDLALAYSSGIGCTKAGVIETSFREETETDLFGEQAVLCGGASELVKAGFDTLVEAGYAPEIAYFECLHELKLIVDLMYEGGLARMRYSISDTAEYGDYSTGRRIITDETRKEMKKVLAEIQDGTFARNWILENQANRPGFTSRRRLEAEHGIEVVGEQLRGMMSWLNKETKKEEVKVGQ; encoded by the coding sequence ATGGTAAAAATGTATTATGAAGCAGACGTAAAACAAGAGGTACTGCGCGGTAAAACAATCGCAATCATCGGTTATGGCAGCCAAGGACATGCGCAAGCACAAAACCTGCGCGACAGCGGTTATAAAGTGGTAGTAGGTCTGCGCCCAGGGAAGTCTTGGGATGTAGCGGTGAAAGACGGCTTTGAAGTACTGACAGTGGCAGAAGCAACCAAACGCGCTGACGTGGTACAAATCCTGATGCCAGATGAGCGTCAAGCACAAGTATACCGCGACGAGGTAGCTCCAAACCTGAAATCCGGCGCAGCTCTCTGCTTCTCCCACGGTTTCAACATTCACTACGCGCAAATCGTACCGCCAGCTGACGTAGACGTTATCATGTCCGCTCCAAAAAGCCCAGGTCACCTGGTTCGCCGCGTATACCAAGAAGGCTTTGGCGTACCTGGCCTGATCGCCATCTACCAAGATGCTACCGGCAATGCGAAAGACCTCGCTCTGGCATACTCCAGCGGGATCGGCTGCACCAAAGCAGGTGTTATCGAAACTAGCTTCCGTGAAGAGACCGAGACTGACCTGTTCGGTGAGCAAGCTGTTCTCTGCGGTGGCGCAAGCGAACTCGTAAAAGCTGGTTTCGACACATTGGTAGAAGCTGGATACGCTCCGGAAATCGCCTACTTCGAGTGCCTGCATGAGCTGAAGCTGATCGTTGACTTGATGTACGAAGGCGGTCTGGCTCGCATGCGCTACTCCATCTCCGACACGGCTGAATACGGTGACTACAGCACAGGCCGTCGCATCATCACAGATGAGACTCGCAAAGAAATGAAAAAAGTTCTGGCTGAAATCCAAGATGGTACCTTTGCTCGCAACTGGATCTTGGAAAACCAAGCAAATCGCCCTGGCTTCACTTCCCGCCGTCGTCTGGAAGCAGAGCATGGCATCGAAGTAGTGGGTGAGCAGCTGCGCGGCATGATGTCTTGGTTGAATAAAGAAACGAAAAAAGAAGAAGTAAAAGTCGGCCAATAA